A stretch of DNA from Myxocyprinus asiaticus isolate MX2 ecotype Aquarium Trade chromosome 32, UBuf_Myxa_2, whole genome shotgun sequence:
CTCCTCCCTTAAAACACGTTCCTTCATCCTGAAAAAGTCCTTGGCCCCCTCTAATAGATCTCCCTCAGTACCTGGCAACATTGCTGGGCCCAAAGAATCCAGGGTAAGAGTGAGTATGGCTGCTGATGCTGAACCCTGCGTCATGATGCTTCTTTGGAGAGAGGTTTCATTTTGCATCTCCATTTTATTGGCAGTATGCTCTGTGTCTGGCatgattaaagggatatttcacccaaaaatctaaattctgtcatcatttactcaccctaatgttgctccaaacccgtatgactttctttgttctgtggaacacaaacggaaAAAAATTAATTCTTCACACAGCTTTTTGCCATATACTGTTGTGAAGACGAAAAGTGAGTCTACtatgtcgagctccaaaaaggactaaaaacaccataaaaccacaataAAAGTAGTTGATACTCTAATCGAATAGACTCAGACAGTgttttccaaatcttctgaagccatacgatcactttgtgtgatgaacaaaccaaaatgtaatatGTTATTCACCCTCAAATTAAATCATTGAGGATGTAGGTACAGTATGCGTTGCCCAATTCAAATATGGCGACTATGGCGCAGGCTGGATGTCAGTGACATCAAACCTCTTTGGTTCTCGAGTGTCCCATGACGAAATGTCATGACATATTTGAATTGGACGCCCCATATTTGATTTTAGAGGAAATAGCGACTTTCGGTCTGTTCAACACACAAAGTGATTGAATAGCTTTGGAATTATAGGTGCATTCAAAATATAGTGCATGGGTCGTGTACATTacatttactgtggttttattgtgtttttctttttttttttttttcttatgttttccatggaaggaagtttggagcaacatgagggtgagtaaataattagagaattttattttctgggtgaactaaagggatagttcacctaaaaattgcaATTCTCTCatgttttactcaccctcatgccatcccagatgtgtatgactttcttctgctgaacacaaagatttggagaagaatatttcagctctgttggtccttacaatgcaagagaatggtgaccataaatttgtagctctaaaaatcacataaatgcagcataaaagtaatccattagtctgcagtggttaaatccatatcttcagaagcgatataagtattggtgagaaatagattaatatttaagttcttttttaccataaatctccactttcacgttatttcacattttgaaagtgaaagtggagatttatagtatacctacacctatcatattacttcttaagatatggattaaaccactggagtcttatggattactttaatgtggtctttatatgatttttggagcttcaaatgtctggtcaccattcacttgaatggacctacagagctcaaatattcttctaaaaatcttcacttgtgttcaccagaagaaagtcgtacacatttgggatggcatgaggatgagtaaataatgacagaattttcatttctaggtgaactatccctttaacagtagcTTCCTCTTACTCAGTGGGAAACTCATTATTCACACAAAGTTCCATGTTTGATTTAATTTTGATCCCGAAAGAGGTTTTGAATGATAGCAGTTTGTAAAGGCAACTGACAACAGATAGCATGGTTTTAAAATATACAGATTGCTTAACTTTAGCTGTACCTGTTATTTTGCTTCAGTCTTGCTACATATGGATCATTATAATTATTGAAAGTGCATTAAAAGTGCAATAAACTGTATGTTTGAACATGCAAACAGGCAGTAGGCCTAtaattaaatttagttttatttatgggtgtttcttcaattatGGGCACTGtggactttataaaaaaaaaaaaaaaattctttaaaccaagttttcttattttttatgaaaCAACATATGTCATTTCCATCTCAAATTATGTATTttgttatacattttaaacatgtttgaaataaaattgcacactcctttgtcttgctaagactTATTTCATAGCAAACTTTTTATTCATCCTAAATGGTaatattttcaaactttttgcataatttggcaaaattacagcttgaaatGGATGCAAAATGGAATTGATGTACAAAAAAAGATATTTATcttgattttcctttgttttcatcACACAACACATCTCAAGTATGTTAACCAAGTGCACTAACatttggaaaaagaaaaaaaatttagttGCAAAAATTGTTGGTCATGGTAGATGTGACGCCACAACTGATGGGCAGTTGTAAATTGTGTAGAAAttgatataaataattttcacacaataaatattcaaataatttGTTTAGAAAATTGgtttaaatgtgtaattattaataacatgtttattaatattcatagtttaatattaaaagtctagTTTTAGACaagactaaaacaataaaatctacatattaaaggcatttgaaaagcagTTACTAAAAAACAATGAAGTCATGTTCAAAAGTTTACAAGAccgttttaatgtgaccttcatttatcaaaaagaaaaagttgaaaTCTCTTAGTTTTAATAACAACCAACCTCTGAGACATAAAAGTGCCTGTATctgaagaaacacccttatagAAACTGACCATCAGCAAACAGTTGTGTTTTGTGTGGCATTCATGAGCCAGTATGGAATATACATACTAAAGTCTTTCTATTTCTTAATATACGTACTGTATATATTCCTATATCTCTAGGCTCCTAGTAGTGTTAGACCCCATGCTGCTGGTACGAAGATTCCTGCCATGACTGCAGTTgccaaaaatggaaaaggtaaggAAGGTTACTTACACAAAggagttttaaaaaataaattaatgaaccATTTTAATATAAAAGATACAAAATTATGatagacattttacatttaatcatttagcagactcttttatccaaagtgacaaagTAAATCTGCCTTGCAGAGCCAAAATGTAGTTTCAGTGTTGACAcagttactgcattttgtctTTGTAGTGCAGTTTATGATCACTTTGTATAATGAATAAACCGTAATCCTAATTGTTTTTCACTttcaaatcaaaccaaatcatTGATAAACTATGTAAACAGTGCTAAATCAGATACGGCAGTGACATCAGTAATATCAAACTTAAGAGTATTTGGTTATTGTGCGTCTTGTCACCAACCGCCATGACATCATGCATAATCAGCATATAAATGCACTCATTGATGGATATAAAGTAATAACCCTTATAACCCTAAATTGTGTCCAGACTCTCCTAAGACTCCTGAGACCAGCGGGCACAGCAGCCCTGGCACTCCCAAATCCCCTGCCAGCAAGGCTATGGGTGGCAAGCCTCTAGCCGGCACAGGCAATGAAATCAAGAAGGTGGCAGTGATTCGCTCAACCCCTAAATCTCCAAAGAACCGTTCTCCAACTTCACTGTCTGCTGCGGCCCCCCTACCTGACCTAAAGAACGTTCGCCCCAAAGTCGGCTCCACTGACAACCTAAAGCATCAGCCTGGAGGCGGACGGGTAATTCATTTTGAGTTGATTCAGTTTGTGTTCTGTTTACATCTAAAGGCCCGACATGTGTTCATGTTCAGGgataaaaagaagttcaaaaacAGCAGAGCAACAGTAAACTCTTAGCAAACATTTAGCCATCAGCCATaccactgtgggaggcgtttagaggtacatttaaatatgaggacgctcaaggtgctaatgtgacattaaaatgtgttatcaatgacattatgcctcattctatgagtagaattcacatgaggtccgTAAATGAAGCTGTTtaaaccactcgatgatgatttaaaggaatatataTGTAGTAGAAAATgcgaattcatgacgctaatgggCTAATAcgctatacgtggccataatatgtgccggttacactgttattgtaatttatgatgacactgatactactgcaaagatgggtgtacaaaagagttttttttttgtttgttttgttttgcaaaatccagacaaaagaatgataaaaagaggcatatcttactttgggcagatgtgtgaatgactttcactgcagatggcacatgagtgaatgggcacttgagagtgtTTGGGTAGATTTGAttgcttttgtagactaattaaatcgcatgacatgttcttggaaaatgtctctaagcgaaCGATCATagagatgtaggtaaatttgcaccagcttgctaataactctacatgccggtgtgttcatgttgactgaacttgactgactgaacagcgTAAACAAAATAAGCTGCTGGCCTCAAGGTATGTGGAGCTCttggtcacacctaccgatgacatggacaAATAGCAGTAAgttgtttagcagccggtaagatgTTTTCCTAAACATTCACACTGGCGAGCTGTAACAAACCACCATAACGAACGCAAAagcacctttttggccagattttgttctaaatgatgtcacacccattcgttctttgatttcgtaggaggtatatcggggccttaaggCAGTTAGGTGTGATCAGGATTagatcaaaattatttatttattttttactatcacTACAAAGCACATAAAATTATTCAGAGCATCCATTACATATATCCACTGTACTATGTGAAGTCTAATACTGTATCTAtgtgtcaggtttttttttttacattttggtctaatTTCATCAGCCAATGAAAATTCACCAGTCGACCACCCAATTGTCTCTGTCTCTTTCCTACtgctaaattgtttaaattgtcaacTCCCTTCCCAATGTTCTGTCTTTTACAGGTACAAATTCTTGATCAGAAGGTGGACTTCAGTAATGTTCAGGCAAAGTGTGGCTCCAAAGCCAACCTCAAGCACGTACCGGGAGGTGGCAATGTGAGTAACAATAGAATGAACTGAACACTTAAGTGCATTTGTCAATGGCACATCACATCATTACCAGTAAACTGTCACTGTTTGCCAAATGTTAGCTATTGATTTCCaattctcaaaatgaaaatgtacctcaaaattaattaatatattatcttgacaagtggttctcaactggttttgcttcaggacccagattttacataggAAATGTACATGGCGACCAATGCAGTACTGAACACGTAacccactttcattgtattctggtttctgttttattttaccttgtgtagtttttgttcatgtttttcaagaatgagggcatgtcacacaacttgtccatgttggcatctgcctagtttggctagcttctaccaagtgaacAGATGAATTTACAGCAAAATAtggtagagtttgattggacgtgcagcttttgacatcaacaacaggaACTGGtctgggaagcattttctcctccctttaaaaacttgataagcctatttatccCTATCAGAATTGACCCCCTCATTTTTAGGTTAATAATGCacctgttgagaaccactggtctaaacaACGTAAGTATATGCCATTCTAAAGTCTCTTTTGGGAAAAGACTCAAAAACTTGATAAGATTGTGGCTTCATACTTCATGAGAATCTGAAACCTTTTGCATTTAGATGCCTTCCAGTGTTCATGAATACTTCCCAACATTTGCTTCAAACAGGTGCAAATTCTTGATCAGAAGTTGGACTTTAGTAATGTCCAGTCTAAGTGTGGCTCCAAAGACAATATCAAACACTCACCTGGAGGTGGCAATGTGAGTTACTATGGGATAGAAACACTATCCAGACCTGATCCACTCCTAAAATGACCTTCATTCATTAATTACTTACCAAAAATATTTAACACATTGGTCCTTTCCCTACTGCTGGATGGTGACCAAGACTAATCAAACTCAAAGTCCCAACCGTCCCTTACTGACTTGAGATGTTCCTGAGATGTTCCTCATTTACGACATGACTTCAGATGTAGATTCTCTCAGAAGCGAAGAAATAGACTTCAGCTGTTCTGGGGTCTTTTCTATGTGGTCCTTTCTGATTTTTGCCTCACAGAAAAGATAATTGTCTCTCTTCTTCGACCTCTGCATTCTTTCAGGTAAAGATTCTTGATCAGAAGGTGGACTTCACTAATGTCCAGTCAAAGTGTGGCTCCAAAGACAATATCAAACATGTACCAGGAGGTGGCAATGTGAGTAACTATAGGATGAACTCAACACCCTCAGTCTTGGTTCTTCCTGAAGTTATGACCATTTGTGGAAACCTTGTAGAAAATGGTCTATCTCATTCAGTGTAGCACGTCTGCCTGTCACACAATTACCAACTACTTGTGCTTTTAGATTGATAATGAAATCAAAAGAGGGGTCTTTCGGAGTTTTGGATTATGTATAACTtggatttagtttttttaaatgttttgtaacAGAACAGACATGTTAAGGGTACAGCTGAAGATCAGAACCTTGTAATTGTCAGtgactgtgtttacatgcacacaaatattCTGGTATAGCGTCATGTAAACATATTAACCTGATTGGGAAAACCAGATTTCACTCATGTCAACTCGCTggaagatttagcatgttaatgtgggtatgacttatttataggatattggtcttggtggactagatctgctacgctgctgctgctgctgcagagcaagtactgtgacttgctactgctagaacatatacagacatactgagttaatcatgtggacatgctgctgctgctgcacaattagacaaacacaagacatgctgcatcgagcatgtaggacatgctgctgcacaaataaacatacatacaatcccccaacaaagtaGGGAAGCTGGACAAATGCATAACACATAAACACGAAAAacaaccccaccccaccccccccccccagtcaaGTAGGTCTATCgtcaagacttgtgtactgctgctgctacGAAGACCCATGTGCTCCAAGTGTACactagctaggtgtgccttggccaCTGGCCGAATGGAGTAATGCTAATAAACTCAATTTCTATGTGTTCCTTGGCCTATTTGGCCGAAAGgctagtgacctgactcataatgtgtacctggacctggaaagcccagagcttctttaactagtgacttagcctagctatgtgtggatttatttaaattaatgacctaagatagcgaTGTGTGCCAGGCCAGATTTGGCTAAAGCTTATCTTGTTAAAGACGGGCTTCTAGTTGTCATGGCTGAAAGCAGACCTAACCATGCAAGTTGACAGAagaaaaagccccagcaaccacctgagcaccGCACTGCAGTGATACTGACTTATCTGCAAAACTAAGctttttaaatgttagacaaagagagagacacaagttgattggcaactagattacatgtcaaaggaccaatcagttGACACCATGCAAGCTGATtagcttaacatgtcacatgtgagtgagccaattggttaacagataacaagttcaaagaacctatcagcttgcgccacatagaGTTACATGGCTGAACTTTAAACCAATATACAGTGTTTTTAGAGATTAATAAGAAAACATGCATATTTGTGCATTAATCAGAATTTGGTAATATTCTGATTATGTAAGCATCATGCAAACAAATTAACCTGATTGGGAAAACCAGATTAAGCCAATATTCAGTGTTTGTAGAAATTAATAAGAAAGCATGCATATTCGTGTATTAATCAGAATTTGCTCATATTGTGATTATGTGAGTGCAATGTAAACACATTATTCTGAATATCCGCTATAACTGAACATTCATTTATATTTGTGAATGTCAAAACGGTAATTCTGGGTGTCACACCATACAGACAGTTGTGAATTGTCAAGCTATTGAAGGaggaaactatttattttatttacattttaccaacattaaaagaaatgtaatGTTCTATATTTTTAAGTCTCATGGCCTACATTTTGCAATTGTAAGGCATGATTGAGAATTAATCTGTTGATTAATTCTAAATGCAATGTAATAAATGGCAAGAGTGAGCATCTTCAGTATTTCCAACAGAGGATAGCAGGAAAAGAACATGAATGCCTTAGTTTATTCAGAGTATGCTGAATACATGAATACGGGATTATTCCAATAGCTTTGGCATGTGTAAACGGTCTCAACCAGAATATGGACTTTAATCGGAaaatgatgtgcatgtaaacatggtcagtgaATGAGTGAAAATTTGTCAAAAGCAAAGACATTatactaatatacagtacatatgagtTCATGTTTCTACTCTACCATTCACATACTCATCATGACTTCACTGGCAGTTCTCTCTTCCTTTAAGATTATTAGGCAGTGTCTTCCCAACATTTTTGCTTTTCCAGATAAAAGTTCTTGATCAGAAGATGGACTTTAGTAATGTCCAGTCAAAGTGTGGCTCCAAAGACAATATCAAACATGTACCAGGAGGTGGCAATGTGAGTAACTATGGGATTAACTCAACACCCTCAGTCTTGGTTCTTCCTGAAGTTATGACCATTTGTGGAAACCTTGGGACTAACAATTTGGACACACCATTCCATAAACACTTCTACAATTCTTTCATGTTCTAAAAGGCCTCGACTGATGATGAATTGTGTTAGTGAGAGGACCTTTTATTTGGGTTCTTCTCTGCTCCCTATTGGCAGATAACTCCCATTCCCCAAACTGTTTACTCTTTCAGGTGCAAATTCTCGATCAGAAGTTGAACTTAAGTACCGTGCAGGCTAGGTGTGGTTCCAAAGATAATATCAAACATGTACCCGGAGGTGGCAAAGTGAGTAAACACGGGACCATATGTTGAATGTGGTGTTATTTTAAccaataatgataataacaagaccttaaaggaatagtttccccaaaaatgaaaattctgtctttatcatttaatggaagaaagaaagtcaaatgagtttggaacaacatgagggtgagtaaatgaaacagacttttcatttttggttgaacaatccctttaatagaGTTTTAGTGTAACCCTGTAATATTTGCTGTTTTTGTGGTGGTCGGGTTATGAATATTTATGTTGTTAATGCATATTTCAGTGTATTGTTCAACCCCAATGTGCATGTTATTAGTATTTCACATCATGCAAGGCCTGACTTCCCAAACCCCCTAAAACTTCAATCCATTGTGAACATAAAGCCATTTATCACAATTGTCATTCCTCTTTATGTACTAGTATTGAGAAGTGATAAATGCATTTTATGCCATTTACAATCAGAAGAGTTAGAATTGACTCAGATGACCTTGTAAGACCTTAAGCTTTGGAAAATGTttacatgttaaaataataataataattatataaatatgttatactgtacatattattattattagacataTTATTataactgataaaaacaaaaagctcCCAAGCTTGATCAatgttaaacatgtaataaacTTTCCATATAATTTGAAGGGTTTGATTTTGCTTGTATGGTTTTAAAAAGCCTCGGTCCTTTAAAAACCAGATGATTGAACCACTATTCTAACCTTGTATTACAACTGCCCTGTAATTAAGGATATTTAGTACTGTTACTAAAGTACCAGCAAGTTTACTGCTAAAATCCATAGAGATCCTAAAGCACTGAAGCCGAGTTGCTCTCCCCAGCACAGAGGGGGCTTGTTATACCACTCTGGTCAGCCGAGTGTGCCTTTGTGGTGAGCAGTTGTCTAGAGACGAGAGTTGACCTCACCCTGAAGACACTGAGGTcttttcatacaaaaaaaaaaaaaactcaacagctGTGGCTATGAGGTCACTGGATCTATTTTGGGAGCAGGGATGGTATCACAATTGTACTGTTCTGATGTTGCATCCTCAATCCAtagtgtgaaataaaaaaaaatgtccaaatgTTTTAGAATTAATGAGCACTTAAGAGTTTTTTttatgtctattagctttgaggcaATCTATATGCTTGTGGATTATTAATGTGTTTTAATCACACCTTGAGCTCTGTGGTATGCTTGAAAAGTAAAAGTTATCTTatacataaatgtatacaattttatacaaaataatgtaCTGGGAAAGACCTGTTACTTTCACTGCCCTTGGGGTTATTTGATCACATCACAATAATCGAAATCAGATAACCTTTTCCTGTTATGAAGTAATGCAATAATTTACACATAATTTATTACGTATCCAGTTATAGGTTCTGTCCTGTTGTTACTTGAATAAcagatatgattttattttaatttggtcAACACGCGTGTGTGAGCTGAGCAAGCCGACAGCAATCGAGCGCCT
This window harbors:
- the mapta gene encoding microtubule-associated protein tau isoform X6; translated protein: MDQQHDLLSSSPNSHTAHYNSADTMATSISGMTINDHHHGNQFHKENGVAVGLVRPGDCPMKAGGPGATAQSKTSGDTEKREVWSNMRAPSSVRPHAAGTKIPAMTAVAKNGKDSPKTPETSGHSSPGTPKSPASKAMGGKPLAGTGNEIKKVAVIRSTPKSPKNRSPTSLSAAAPLPDLKNVRPKVGSTDNLKHQPGGGRVQILDQKVDFSNVQAKCGSKANLKHVPGGGNVQILDQKLDFSNVQSKCGSKDNIKHSPGGGNVQILDQKLNLSTVQARCGSKDNIKHVPGGGKVQILHKKIDLSNVQSKCGSKDNIRHKPGGGNIEIRSEKLDFKAQPKVGSLGNIKHMAGGGNKRIESHKLMFREQAKARTDHGAEIVSLEESPHGLSNVSSSGSINMADPPQLSTLADQVSASLAKQGL
- the mapta gene encoding microtubule-associated protein tau isoform X9, translating into MDQQHDLLSSSPNSHTAHYNSADTMATSISGMTINDHHHGNQFHKENGVAVGLVRPGDCPMKAQSKTSGDTEKRAPSSVRPHAAGTKIPAMTAVAKNGKDSPKTPETSGHSSPGTPKSPASKAMGGKPLAGTGNEIKKVAVIRSTPKSPKNRSPTSLSAAAPLPDLKNVRPKVGSTDNLKHQPGGGRVQILDQKVDFSNVQAKCGSKANLKHVPGGGNVQILDQKLDFSNVQSKCGSKDNIKHSPGGGNVQILDQKLNLSTVQARCGSKDNIKHVPGGGKVQILHKKIDLSNVQSKCGSKDNIRHKPGGGNIEIRSEKLDFKAQPKVGSLGNIKHMAGGGNKRIESHKLMFREQAKARTDHGAEIVSLEESPHGLSNVSSSGSINMADPPQLSTLADQVSASLAKQGL